Within Hydrogenophaga sp. PAMC20947, the genomic segment ACGGCATGGGGATGCCGGCTGAGCCAGCGCAGATCATCACCACGATCGGTGCAACCCAGGCGCTGGATATTGTGAGCCGCACCCTGCTAAAGCCCGGTGACTGCGTGATGGTCGAAGAGCCGGGCTGGGCGATCGAATTCGCCAGGCTCAATGCCCAGGGCCTGCGCATCCTGCCTGTGCCCAGGGGCCCTGCCGGGCCGGATCTGGCGGTGATGGCGCGGTACTGTGCGGAGCACGCGCCCAAGTTGTTCGTGAGCGTGAGCGTGTTGCACAATCCCACCGGTTATTGCCTGACCCCGGCCAGTGCCCACCGGGTGATGCAGCTCGCCCAGGCCCACCAGTTTTACGTGGTGGAAGACGACACCTACAGCCACATCGCGCCCGAGCATGCCACCCGCATGAGCGTGCTCGATGGCCTTCAGCGCACCATTTACGTCAGTGGCTTCTCAAAGATATTGGCGCCCAACTGGCGCGTCGGTTTTCTGGTCGCCCCGCCCGAATGGGTGGAGCGACTGCTCGACACCAAACTGCTCACCACCCTCACCACCCCCAGCCTGTTTGAGCGCGCTTTGGCGTTGTGTATCGAACAGGGGCAGTTGCGCCGACACGCCGAGCGCATCCGGTTGCGGCTGGATGCCGCCCGCTCGCGCAGTGTGAAACTCGCCCAGGGGGCCGGTTGCCACTTTGTGGCTGAGCCGGCGGGTTTGTTTGGCTGGGTGGATACCGGCGTGGACACCGAAGTGCTGGCGCAACGCCTGCTGGACGAAGGCTATCTGATTGCGCCGGGCGCCTTGTTCCACGCGGCCCGAGCGCCCAGCACCCTGATGCGCATCAATTTCGCGACGACGCAGGAGCC encodes:
- a CDS encoding PLP-dependent aminotransferase family protein, whose protein sequence is MLKSTSSPLPIAPEGAVAGDGAAGAVTPLVSAPPLTRQSAQTLAEQLAERFATRIRDRLLAPGARLPSVRQCAAQQGLSPSTVVAAYDLLLAQGLVQAERNRGFFVRQRVVTAPAAVGKQAVPGLSTGLRAGPPVNAGALIRGMFQPPGERPQPGMGAFPPDWMETSFLQAAVRRVTSNQGLNDVSLRYGEPMGDGHLRRVLSDRLHGMGMPAEPAQIITTIGATQALDIVSRTLLKPGDCVMVEEPGWAIEFARLNAQGLRILPVPRGPAGPDLAVMARYCAEHAPKLFVSVSVLHNPTGYCLTPASAHRVMQLAQAHQFYVVEDDTYSHIAPEHATRMSVLDGLQRTIYVSGFSKILAPNWRVGFLVAPPEWVERLLDTKLLTTLTTPSLFERALALCIEQGQLRRHAERIRLRLDAARSRSVKLAQGAGCHFVAEPAGLFGWVDTGVDTEVLAQRLLDEGYLIAPGALFHAARAPSTLMRINFATTQEPAFWRVFSQLVSAAR